One stretch of Leadbetterella byssophila DSM 17132 DNA includes these proteins:
- the fucP gene encoding L-fucose:H+ symporter permease, producing MKNKFLLPFILVTSLFFMWGLANNLTGILIPHLRKALELSNTQSTLVDTAAYLAYFIAAIPAGLLLKKVGYKNGILIGLLVFSLGCFLFVPAANTRDFGLFLGGAFIIGIGLATLETAANPYATKLGPEETATTRLNFAQSFNGLAATAAPFLGTIFILSGKDYSQETLGEAERLAYLQMEANSVKGPYITIGITLLVLAILFSLVKFPNVEDKQQNGGSFTGAWRSPLLRWAVLAQFFYVGAQVCVTSFFIRMAMEGGGMTEKEAGSYLGIYGLLFMIGRFAGTALTRIIPAAKLLAIYAAISFALCLITIQLEGNLVVFALGALGFFLSIMFPTIFALGIQGLGENTKPGSSLLVMSIIGGAIFPVIMGYLIDNAGDHIQVGYYIPLSCFIIIFLFAHKNLKKA from the coding sequence ATGAAAAATAAATTCCTCCTGCCTTTTATCTTGGTAACCAGCCTCTTCTTCATGTGGGGCTTAGCCAATAACCTAACCGGCATCCTTATTCCTCACCTTAGAAAAGCTTTAGAATTAAGTAATACCCAAAGTACTTTGGTAGACACAGCAGCTTACCTGGCTTACTTTATTGCAGCCATTCCCGCGGGTTTGCTTTTGAAGAAAGTGGGTTATAAAAACGGAATTTTGATAGGCTTGTTAGTCTTTAGTTTGGGGTGCTTTCTATTTGTCCCGGCAGCAAATACCAGAGACTTTGGACTATTCTTAGGAGGAGCATTTATAATAGGAATTGGGTTGGCCACATTAGAAACCGCAGCGAATCCCTACGCCACAAAACTGGGACCGGAAGAAACCGCTACCACACGCTTAAATTTTGCTCAGTCTTTTAATGGCTTAGCCGCTACTGCAGCTCCTTTCCTCGGAACCATCTTTATACTATCGGGAAAAGACTACTCCCAGGAAACATTGGGAGAAGCAGAACGATTAGCCTATTTACAAATGGAAGCAAACTCCGTAAAAGGTCCCTATATCACAATAGGAATTACACTACTCGTTTTGGCTATCCTTTTCTCCTTAGTTAAATTCCCTAATGTAGAGGATAAGCAGCAAAACGGCGGAAGTTTTACCGGAGCATGGAGATCTCCCCTACTGCGCTGGGCAGTTTTAGCTCAGTTCTTTTATGTAGGTGCGCAAGTCTGTGTAACCAGCTTTTTCATTCGAATGGCCATGGAAGGAGGAGGAATGACGGAAAAGGAAGCTGGTTCTTATCTGGGAATCTATGGCTTACTTTTCATGATAGGGAGATTCGCAGGAACAGCTCTCACTAGGATTATCCCAGCCGCCAAGCTTTTGGCCATCTATGCGGCTATTTCCTTTGCATTATGCCTGATTACTATACAATTAGAAGGCAATCTTGTGGTATTCGCATTAGGAGCGCTAGGCTTCTTCTTGTCCATCATGTTTCCTACCATATTTGCCCTTGGAATTCAAGGACTAGGAGAGAATACAAAACCTGGTTCTTCTTTACTCGTGATGTCCATCATAGGTGGTGCCATATTCCCCGTAATCATGGGATACCTCATTGATAATGCAGGAGACCACATACAAGTGGGCTATTATATCCCTCTTTCCTGCTTCATTATCATCTTCCTTTTTGCCCATAAAAATCTAAAAAAAGCATGA
- a CDS encoding L-rhamnose mutarotase, whose protein sequence is MKRFALVLDLIDDPQLIKEYEDYHKEIWPEIKKSIKDSGILNMEIYRFSNRLFMVIDAEDDFSFENKAALDAANPKVQEWEELMWKYQKALPEAKPGEKWLPAEKIFSL, encoded by the coding sequence ATGAAAAGATTTGCCCTGGTACTCGATCTAATAGATGATCCTCAACTGATCAAAGAGTACGAAGATTATCACAAAGAGATTTGGCCGGAAATCAAAAAAAGCATTAAAGATTCCGGAATCTTAAATATGGAAATCTATAGATTTTCCAATAGACTTTTTATGGTGATTGATGCTGAAGACGACTTCAGCTTTGAAAACAAAGCAGCTTTAGATGCCGCTAATCCTAAAGTGCAGGAATGGGAAGAATTAATGTGGAAGTACCAAAAAGCACTGCCGGAAGCCAAACCTGGTGAGAAATGGCTTCCCGCAGAGAAGATCTTTTCCTTATAG
- a CDS encoding peptidase m10a and m12b matrixin and adamalysin, which produces MSAIAYRTDEVFIISAKIYLYGGFADQELAVAIENEINQMWNAPEVVHPQWLIPVKFDIRVSVGENVRALMKGNDSCEVNFVRIEEKNIYERSMMGLGKNSGHWLVSDDLGKSTTAAHEFGHALGLPHPHQLDYRGFGFPPIMAPRGTIVDAQYQWNPLADVGAFGGTMKPIFRKVWKEEVLQIIAGAQYNGVNYTIGEISNYYFDEVGNAYYP; this is translated from the coding sequence ATGTCTGCGATAGCGTACCGTACGGATGAGGTCTTTATTATATCTGCTAAAATCTACCTATATGGAGGTTTTGCGGATCAGGAATTGGCTGTAGCTATTGAGAATGAAATTAATCAGATGTGGAATGCCCCTGAAGTGGTACATCCCCAGTGGTTAATACCTGTGAAATTTGATATTAGGGTCTCTGTGGGCGAGAATGTGCGGGCCTTAATGAAGGGAAACGACTCCTGTGAGGTAAATTTCGTTAGAATAGAGGAGAAGAATATTTATGAGCGTTCCATGATGGGTTTGGGTAAAAATTCGGGACATTGGCTAGTAAGTGATGATTTGGGAAAGAGTACTACAGCCGCTCATGAGTTTGGACATGCTCTAGGTTTGCCCCATCCACATCAATTGGATTACAGGGGCTTTGGTTTTCCGCCTATAATGGCACCTAGAGGCACTATTGTGGATGCTCAATACCAGTGGAATCCTCTGGCTGATGTGGGAGCTTTTGGCGGTACCATGAAGCCTATTTTTCGAAAGGTCTGGAAGGAAGAAGTACTACAAATAATAGCAGGAGCGCAGTATAATGGGGTTAATTACACAATTGGCGAAATATCTAATTACTACTTTGATGAAGTAGGAAATGCATATTATCCTTAA
- the rsmG gene encoding 16S rRNA (guanine(527)-N(7))-methyltransferase RsmG, with protein MFKIQKYGNSTDSAKARIFVKNNGKVKADIIYKYFPELTEEQKDQFERLEDLYKEWNAQINVISRKDIDSLYERHVLHSLGIAKVCTFAPDSDVLDVGTGGGFPGIPLAILFPEVNFHLVDAVGKKIKVVQEVANGLGLKNVKAEHERVEKLRDTYDFVISRAVTRMEPFIGWVRNKFNRNHFSSLDNGILYLKGGDLNEELKEIKRKYKVYPLQDFFEEEFFETKKVVYVPF; from the coding sequence ATGTTTAAAATTCAAAAATACGGTAATTCCACGGATTCTGCAAAAGCACGTATCTTTGTGAAAAATAATGGTAAAGTGAAGGCAGATATCATCTATAAATATTTCCCTGAATTGACAGAGGAACAAAAAGATCAGTTTGAAAGATTAGAAGATCTTTATAAAGAATGGAATGCACAAATTAATGTGATATCCCGTAAGGACATTGATAGTTTGTATGAGCGTCATGTCCTTCATTCTTTGGGTATAGCGAAGGTATGTACTTTTGCTCCGGATTCTGACGTTCTGGATGTAGGTACTGGCGGAGGTTTTCCTGGAATTCCTTTGGCTATACTATTTCCGGAGGTGAACTTTCATTTGGTGGATGCCGTAGGTAAGAAGATCAAGGTAGTGCAGGAGGTGGCTAATGGTTTAGGATTGAAGAACGTGAAAGCTGAGCATGAGCGGGTTGAAAAATTAAGAGATACCTATGATTTTGTGATCAGCAGAGCTGTGACCAGGATGGAGCCGTTTATTGGGTGGGTAAGAAATAAATTCAACAGGAATCACTTCAGTTCCTTAGACAATGGGATCTTGTATCTCAAAGGAGGGGATCTTAACGAGGAACTAAAAGAGATCAAAAGAAAATATAAGGTGTACCCACTTCAAGATTTCTTTGAAGAGGAATTCTTTGAGACCAAAAAGGTGGTATACGTACCTTTCTAA
- the aroB gene encoding 3-dehydroquinate synthase has translation MSVQIGSIAQLLPTFISENSYSRIAVVVDKNTKRHCYPKIKYLLPKHLLIAVNEGEEFKNISSCVEIWSKLTEGEFDRHSLVINLGGGVIGDMGGFAASTYKRGIDFIQIPTTLLSQVDASVGGKLGIDFEGFKNHIGVFTLPKTVLIDSTFLKSLPFRELRSGFAEVIKHCLIRDAAMWNKIRKMELAEMPMDELIAHSVEVKKAVVEEDPKEKGLRKILNFGHTIGHAVETFFLDKKRLLHGEAIAIGMICESYIAYTKGMISESELGEIEEFLYSVYGTVNIQEADFASIIALTAQDKKNKGSKIYAALLKGIGDCAYDVQLTKVDIMKALKYYSGIL, from the coding sequence ATGTCTGTCCAAATAGGTTCTATAGCGCAATTGCTTCCAACTTTCATTTCTGAAAATTCCTACAGTAGAATTGCAGTCGTAGTAGATAAAAATACCAAAAGGCATTGCTATCCTAAAATCAAATACCTTCTTCCAAAACATCTGCTCATTGCAGTTAATGAAGGTGAAGAATTCAAGAACATCTCGAGCTGCGTAGAAATATGGAGTAAACTGACGGAAGGGGAATTTGACAGACATTCCCTAGTCATAAACCTAGGAGGTGGAGTAATAGGAGATATGGGAGGTTTTGCTGCGTCTACTTATAAAAGAGGAATAGATTTCATTCAAATCCCCACCACTCTACTTTCTCAAGTGGATGCCAGTGTAGGAGGAAAACTAGGAATAGACTTTGAAGGATTCAAGAACCATATAGGGGTATTTACCCTTCCCAAAACCGTATTAATTGACTCCACTTTTTTGAAATCCCTTCCATTCAGAGAACTAAGATCCGGATTCGCAGAGGTCATCAAGCACTGCCTGATCAGAGATGCGGCAATGTGGAATAAGATTAGGAAGATGGAATTAGCTGAAATGCCTATGGACGAACTTATCGCCCATAGTGTAGAGGTTAAGAAGGCGGTAGTAGAAGAAGATCCAAAAGAAAAGGGATTGAGAAAGATCCTGAACTTTGGACATACCATTGGTCATGCCGTAGAAACCTTTTTCCTGGATAAGAAAAGATTACTCCATGGAGAAGCTATTGCCATAGGAATGATCTGTGAATCCTACATTGCTTATACCAAAGGCATGATCTCTGAATCTGAATTAGGGGAAATTGAGGAGTTTCTTTATTCCGTCTACGGAACGGTAAATATACAGGAAGCAGATTTTGCCAGCATCATTGCACTTACAGCCCAGGATAAGAAGAACAAAGGATCTAAAATATATGCCGCTCTTCTAAAGGGTATCGGAGATTGTGCTTATGATGTCCAACTTACCAAGGTGGATATTATGAAAGCGCTTAAATACTATAGCGGAATACTCTAA
- a CDS encoding sensor histidine kinase, with amino-acid sequence MSTRRKLVILLFASLFAIILLFSGFIYYNLIEYSYVDFHSRLHTRAQATARIELEQDQEVDVLKQFKAEYLEKLTNENHYIFRKDTLDLQDAAEKLGVPQSFLQETIRDGDHFYKKGNTFYNAIYTHYPHGDYLVIVSAENYYHTHHEVYLRQLLVGTIIFAVLLIFFLSYWISNRISKPLHEISTRVNEIGTDKLHLRIPEENLPHELEILTKSFNIMLDRLETSFEAQKNFVSNASHEFRTPLTAIIGQADLALIREREPHFYQETLKVILSEAEKLNNKTQALLFLAQTGFKKTQLQFEELRVDELLLECKETFNKIDPQNKIYLNYQNLPDHHQKLQIKGNKQLLTLAITNIMGNGIKYSNNQIVEVSLDWSDPYICIKIADQGIGIPENELPFIYDPFFRASNTGDFEGYGIGLPLARNIVRLHKGELLISTNEKGGVTAEIKIPLRLN; translated from the coding sequence ATGTCAACTCGTAGGAAACTGGTCATACTGCTATTCGCTTCATTATTTGCCATTATCCTACTGTTCAGTGGCTTTATATATTATAACCTCATTGAGTATTCTTATGTAGATTTTCATTCGAGATTGCACACCCGAGCTCAAGCTACCGCCAGAATAGAACTTGAGCAAGATCAGGAGGTGGATGTACTCAAACAATTTAAAGCTGAGTACCTAGAAAAATTGACGAATGAGAATCACTACATCTTTCGGAAAGATACTCTTGATCTACAGGATGCCGCAGAAAAACTGGGGGTCCCTCAGTCGTTTTTACAAGAAACCATACGTGATGGCGACCATTTCTATAAAAAAGGAAATACCTTCTATAATGCTATCTACACCCACTATCCGCATGGAGATTACCTGGTAATCGTATCTGCTGAAAACTATTATCACACCCACCATGAGGTTTATCTGAGACAATTACTCGTAGGAACCATCATCTTCGCCGTCTTATTGATCTTTTTCCTATCGTATTGGATTTCTAACCGGATCAGTAAACCCTTACATGAGATTTCTACAAGGGTAAATGAAATTGGCACAGATAAACTACACCTCAGAATACCTGAAGAGAACCTGCCGCATGAACTGGAGATTCTAACCAAGTCGTTTAACATCATGTTAGACCGATTAGAAACCTCCTTCGAAGCGCAAAAGAATTTTGTATCAAATGCCTCACATGAATTCAGGACTCCGTTAACGGCCATCATAGGTCAGGCAGACTTGGCCCTCATCCGGGAAAGGGAACCCCATTTTTATCAGGAAACCCTTAAAGTCATACTAAGCGAAGCGGAGAAATTGAATAATAAAACGCAAGCCTTACTCTTCCTGGCTCAAACCGGATTTAAGAAAACCCAACTTCAATTCGAAGAGTTGAGGGTAGACGAATTACTGCTGGAATGTAAAGAGACCTTCAATAAGATTGACCCGCAAAATAAGATCTATCTTAATTACCAAAACCTTCCGGATCATCATCAAAAGTTGCAGATCAAAGGCAATAAACAATTGCTCACCCTTGCCATCACTAACATCATGGGGAACGGTATCAAATATTCCAATAACCAGATCGTGGAAGTTAGTTTGGACTGGTCTGATCCTTATATCTGCATTAAAATAGCTGATCAAGGTATAGGAATTCCCGAAAATGAGCTACCCTTTATCTATGACCCCTTCTTTAGGGCCTCCAATACAGGCGACTTTGAAGGATACGGTATTGGATTACCTTTGGCACGTAATATTGTCCGTCTTCACAAAGGAGAATTGCTTATTTCTACCAATGAAAAAGGTGGAGTTACTGCCGAAATTAAAATCCCATTAAGACTGAATTAG